One genomic region from Bacillus rossius redtenbacheri isolate Brsri chromosome 6, Brsri_v3, whole genome shotgun sequence encodes:
- the LOC134533479 gene encoding uncharacterized protein LOC134533479: MSSSYKRKSERKLIFSEEILNEARNRILNGESQRKVAKDLGTKESTLRKRLKAGSIPVSLGRLKRVFTPAQEQELADHIRDLDSRFYGIGRKQLMSLAFEYATLNNIPHRFNNVTKAAGRHWVQDFCKRQNLSLRAPEKCSLGRAIGFNRVQCQRFFHNLKQVSDEKKFHAHRIFNMDESGISCVPNKVPKVLSPKGKRSVSKVFSAERGQTVTVVCCMNPVGFYVPPAIIFARKRMKQELFKDAPEGSLHMISDSGFINSDLFLVWLKHFKTYVKPSEDDPVLLILDNHSSHYSLEAVLFCREHNITLLSLPPHATHKLQPLDRGFFGPLKSMFAIEAEKWMHNHPGHAISNSDICFLFRNSYEKVATMEKAKNSFRATGIYPYNPDVFSDEDFMDSGNEVVPVAPDTSVQTVKNPIMPSSFDKSPSTIENLQVDMECLVSSENNETMLDQIPSTSNIIHVAGLEFSNADENDMPIDSGVELSTSEINLGCQMLAGVSSEKNVKKINSSTCIVNNSPMKVDQSEGKGISPASIVPVPKADTTVKRQRKARRSEVMTSSPFKNALLLESEKKRSQDSQKSNKKGKSSGPLKKRKTSKTVESDVLCPGCDERYTEPISEDWIQCIKCQQWWHEQCSSFEGSVTFTCDLC, translated from the exons ATGTCATCTTCTTATAAGAGAAAATCGGAAAGAAAgttaatattttcagaagaaatctTAAATGAAGCAAGAAACAGAATACTAAATGGGGAAAGTCAACGAAAAGTTGCAAAGGATCTGGGCACAAAGGAATCTACGCTAAGGAAACGCCTAAAAGCA GGATCCATACCAGTGTCACTAGGAAGATTGAAACGAGTTTTTACACCGGCTCAAGAGCAAGAACTAGCAGACCACATAAGGGATTTGGACAGCCGATTCTATGGCATAGGGAGAAAGCAACTGATGAGTTTGGCTTTTGAGTATGCGACTCTAAACAATATTCCACACAGGTTCAACAATGTGACAAAGGCAGCAGGGCGACACTGGGTGCAAGATTTCTGCAAGAGGCAGAATTTGTCCCTTCGAGCACCCGAAAAATGCAGTCTTGGCCGTGCCATTGGATTTAACAGAGTACAGTGTCAGCGGTTTTTCCATAACTTGAAACAAGTGTCAGATGAAAAGAAATTTCATGCTCATCGTATATTCAATATGGATGAAAGTGGAATCTCGTGTGTCCCAAACAAAGTTCCCAAAGTACTTTCTCCCAAAGGCAAACGTTCAGTCAGCAAAGTGTTTTCAGCAGAGAGAGGACAAACTGTGACAGTAGTTTGTTGCATGAATCCTGTTGGTTTCTATGTGCCCCCTGCGATTATTTTCGCCAGGAAAAGAATGAAACAAGAGTTATTTAAAGATGCTCCTGAAGGTTCTTTGCACATGATATCTGATAGTGGCTTCATTAATTCCGATCTGTTTTTGGTCTGGCTTAAACATTTCAAGACCTATGTCAAACCATCTGAGGATGACCCAGTACTCCTAATTCTAGATAATCACTCATCCCACTATTCTCTTGAGGCTGTTCTTTTTTGCCGAGAGCACAATATCACACTTCTTTCACTCCCTCCCCATGCTACACACAAACTGCAACCTCTCGATCGAGGATTCTTCGGCCCTCTGAAATCAATGTTTGCTATTGAAGCGGAGAAATGGATGCACAACCACCCCGGCCATGCAATTTCCAATTCTGACATTTGTTTTTTGTTCCGCAATTCATATGAGAAGGTTGCCACCATGGAGAAAGCAAAGAATTCATTTCGTGCAACAGGAATTTATCCTTATAACCCTGATGTGTTCAGCGACGAGGATTTCATGGACAGTGGCAACGAGGTGGTTCCTGTTGCTCCAGATACTTCtgtacaaactgtgaaaaacCCCATCATGCCTTCTAGCTTTGACAAATCCCCATCAACTATTGAAAATCTTCAAGTTGATATGGAATGTTTGGTGTCTAGTGAGAATAATGAAACAATGCTGGACCAAATACCGTCGACCAGTAATATTATCCATGTAGCTGGATTGGAGTTTTCTAACGCTGATGAGAATGATATGCCGATCGATAGTGGTGTCGAGTTGTCGACTAGTGAAATTAATCTGGGTTGCCAAATGCTAGCTGGTGTATCaagtgagaaaaatgttaagaaaattaactCTTCCACCTGCATTGTAAATAATAGTCCTATGAAGGTAGATCAGAGTGAGGGAAAGGGAATCTCTCCAGCCAGCATCGTACCTGTTCCCAAAGCAGACACAACAGTCAAGAGACAAAGGAAAGCCAGGCGATCGGAAGTAATGACAAGCTCGCCGTTTAAAAATGCTCTTTTGCTGGAGAGTGAAAAGAAACGTTCACAAGATTCACAGAAGTCAAATAAGAAAGGAAAATCATCAGGTCCATTGAAAAAGCGTAAAACTTCAAAGACAGTGGAAAGTGATGTACTCTGTCCAGGATGTGATGAGAGATATACTGAACCAATCTCAGAAGACTGGATACAGTGTATTAAATGCCAACAGTGGTGGCATGAGCAGTGTTCGTCATTTGAAGGATCTGTAACATTTACTTGTGATCTGTGTTAA